A region of bacterium DNA encodes the following proteins:
- a CDS encoding 3-isopropylmalate dehydratase large subunit has protein sequence MGKTIIEKIISNHSGKNVKSGDISIVEYDLLMSQDGTTPLVINSFEQFSEKKIPFPDKCVFVLDHNSPSPSQGVSALHKLMRDFAKEYNIRIFEVGEGVCHVLLPETGLVKCGSLVFGADSHTPTYGALNSAGIGVGSTDLAIALYTGYLWLRVPETIKIVFNGNLQDGVFAKDIALFMVRQLTARGAIYKSVEIKGETIENLSMDGRFTICNLTTEIGAKCGIMEFDDKTKEFLKERKIENYSPVFPDNDANYEKIYNFDVSELPPQVAKPHTVDNVSDINEVEGIEIHQGFIGTCTNGRTSDFEIASKILKGKKVKKGVRLICTPGSRKIYLECLKNGYIDALLEAGAIITNPGCGPCVGTHQGVPSDNENVISTANRNFKGRMGNQNAFIYLSSPATVAASVIEGKITDPRKYL, from the coding sequence ATGGGAAAAACAATAATTGAAAAAATCATATCAAATCATTCAGGTAAAAATGTTAAAAGCGGAGATATTTCTATTGTAGAATATGACCTCTTAATGTCCCAGGATGGAACAACTCCCCTCGTTATAAATTCTTTTGAACAATTTTCTGAAAAAAAAATCCCTTTCCCTGATAAATGTGTTTTTGTTCTTGACCATAATAGTCCAAGTCCAAGTCAGGGAGTTTCTGCTTTACATAAACTAATGAGGGACTTTGCAAAGGAGTATAATATAAGGATTTTTGAGGTTGGTGAAGGTGTCTGTCATGTATTACTTCCTGAAACCGGACTTGTTAAGTGTGGCTCTCTTGTTTTTGGTGCTGATAGTCATACTCCTACATATGGGGCATTAAATTCTGCTGGAATTGGAGTTGGTTCAACAGACCTTGCAATTGCACTTTATACAGGATATTTATGGTTAAGAGTTCCTGAAACAATAAAAATTGTGTTTAATGGAAATTTACAGGATGGAGTTTTTGCAAAAGATATTGCCCTTTTTATGGTAAGACAATTAACAGCAAGAGGAGCAATTTATAAATCAGTTGAAATTAAAGGAGAGACAATTGAAAATTTATCTATGGATGGGAGATTTACAATATGTAATTTGACAACTGAAATTGGAGCAAAATGTGGAATTATGGAATTTGATGACAAAACAAAGGAATTTTTAAAAGAAAGAAAAATTGAAAATTACAGTCCTGTTTTTCCAGATAATGATGCAAATTATGAAAAAATATATAATTTTGATGTTTCAGAACTTCCCCCTCAAGTTGCAAAACCACATACTGTTGATAATGTTTCAGATATAAATGAGGTTGAAGGAATAGAAATACATCAGGGTTTTATAGGAACATGTACAAATGGAAGAACCAGTGATTTTGAAATTGCTTCAAAAATTCTTAAAGGGAAGAAAGTCAAAAAAGGTGTTAGATTAATATGTACTCCTGGTTCAAGAAAAATTTATTTAGAGTGTTTGAAAAATGGGTATATAGATGCATTACTTGAAGCAGGTGCAATTATTACCAATCCTGGTTGTGGCCCATGTGTGGGAACTCATCAAGGTGTCCCTTCTGATAATGAAAATGTTATTTCAACTGCTAATAGAAATTTTAAAGGAAGAATGGGCAACCAAAATGCATTTATTTACCTATCTTCACCTGCAACAGTTGCTGCAAGTGTAATTGAAGGAAAAATAACAGACCCAAGAAAATATCTATGA